From a single Pseudobutyrivibrio xylanivorans genomic region:
- a CDS encoding sigma-70 family RNA polymerase sigma factor codes for MENIDKDQHNRKLCSLIKNNDLLAENQLLMENEALIVGLAGSMEVAYDLDLNHWGGIEKDDIIQEGRIAMLRAAQTYDESNNIKFSTYAYTIVKNAMTDLCRKGISAFENRIIESGMNLVFLDEDYSSNEYDVHITETVSTGEFNPTARLAVLHVMLEKMYNRLKLLPPRQRRLLAYHYGLGALECKSISETAAYFHLTEKYIKIIEDQALSTLRDGMNDGKIV; via the coding sequence ATGGAAAATATTGATAAAGACCAGCACAATAGAAAACTTTGTAGCCTGATAAAGAATAATGACTTGTTAGCTGAGAATCAACTTTTGATGGAAAATGAAGCTCTAATTGTTGGATTAGCTGGCAGTATGGAAGTTGCCTATGATTTAGATTTGAATCACTGGGGTGGAATTGAAAAGGATGATATCATCCAAGAAGGTCGTATTGCAATGCTTCGAGCTGCACAGACATATGATGAATCAAACAACATTAAATTCTCCACCTATGCTTATACAATCGTCAAAAATGCTATGACAGACTTGTGTAGAAAAGGTATATCGGCTTTTGAGAATAGAATTATTGAATCTGGGATGAATTTGGTGTTCCTAGATGAGGACTATTCTAGCAATGAGTATGATGTTCACATAACAGAGACCGTTTCAACCGGTGAGTTCAACCCTACCGCTAGGCTTGCTGTACTTCATGTTATGCTTGAGAAAATGTATAATCGATTAAAACTTTTGCCACCTCGTCAAAGAAGGCTACTTGCTTATCACTATGGTTTGGGAGCATTAGAATGCAAGAGTATCAGCGAAACCGCTGCGTACTTCCATCTGACAGAAAAGTACATTAAGATAATTGAAGACCAAGCTTTATCTACGCTACGGGATGGTATGAATGATGGTAAAATCGTATAG
- a CDS encoding helix-turn-helix domain-containing protein, with protein sequence MSERLPGNLQERLRELREEHGYASRNKLADAIGVDRTRYGRIENGSTKTISSDILVKLAELYDVSADYILGISNTPEKTYYDISELGLSVEAAKNLYTGKVDARVINELLINNKFAVATKMMATYFSGAVSDLLKAQNALMDYNYDMILEYQNTGELPKDDKDIVDLKKQFKHAKVPANTYEFDRIQRQLMGAVKEIHNKITEEVSEYQKQQQVIYYDILEAVKSEVAKVPNIKDLPEEQKKEIIINAMNISVENVSTLSPEDKARVELAITQIAPTLMDIGKEM encoded by the coding sequence ATGAGTGAACGATTACCTGGAAATTTACAAGAAAGATTAAGAGAACTAAGAGAAGAACATGGCTATGCAAGCAGAAATAAACTAGCAGATGCCATCGGTGTAGATCGAACTAGATACGGTAGAATTGAAAATGGCTCTACTAAAACCATTAGCAGTGATATATTGGTTAAACTTGCTGAACTGTATGATGTATCGGCGGATTACATTCTTGGAATTTCAAATACACCTGAAAAGACTTATTACGACATAAGTGAACTAGGCTTAAGTGTTGAAGCTGCAAAAAATCTATATACAGGAAAAGTAGATGCTAGAGTTATCAATGAACTTCTTATCAACAATAAGTTCGCTGTAGCAACAAAGATGATGGCAACTTATTTTTCTGGTGCTGTTTCTGATTTGTTAAAGGCTCAGAACGCCCTCATGGATTACAATTATGATATGATTTTGGAATATCAAAATACTGGTGAGCTTCCAAAGGATGATAAAGATATCGTTGATTTAAAGAAACAATTTAAACACGCAAAAGTTCCTGCTAATACATACGAGTTCGATAGAATCCAAAGACAACTTATGGGGGCTGTAAAAGAAATTCATAATAAGATAACTGAAGAAGTTAGTGAATACCAAAAGCAACAACAAGTTATTTATTATGACATTCTTGAAGCGGTGAAATCAGAGGTTGCTAAAGTTCCAAATATAAAGGATTTACCAGAAGAACAAAAGAAGGAAATAATCATTAATGCGATGAATATTTCTGTTGAGAATGTATCTACACTCTCTCCAGAGGATAAAGCGCGTGTTGAGTTAGCTATTACCCAGATAGCACCTACACTTATGGATATAGGGAAAGAAATGTAA
- a CDS encoding GNAT family N-acetyltransferase, which translates to MSNVYEECPVLENDRFLLRFVTQEDATDLLKVYSDKNALPFFNSDNCHGDNFYYPTKEKMDKAIDFWLYSYNQKFFVRWTIIDKKTEEAIGTIELFHRTAEDDFNHVGVLRLDVRSDYEKAETINELLSIIILPSYDLFECTEIISKVPVYAIERMDAFSKYGFEKSETLLEGTMDHYLYKDYWKIIKGKQWKNF; encoded by the coding sequence ATGAGTAACGTATATGAAGAATGTCCAGTTCTTGAAAATGATAGGTTTTTACTGAGGTTTGTGACACAAGAAGATGCTACTGATTTACTGAAGGTTTATAGTGATAAAAATGCTTTACCATTTTTCAATAGTGATAACTGTCACGGGGATAACTTCTATTATCCTACAAAAGAAAAGATGGATAAGGCTATAGATTTTTGGCTATATTCTTATAATCAAAAATTCTTTGTACGTTGGACAATTATTGATAAGAAGACAGAAGAAGCTATTGGAACTATAGAGCTATTTCATAGGACTGCTGAAGATGATTTTAATCACGTTGGAGTGCTTAGGTTGGATGTCAGAAGTGATTATGAAAAAGCTGAGACAATAAATGAATTGCTATCAATTATTATTCTGCCATCATATGATTTATTTGAGTGTACAGAAATAATTTCTAAGGTCCCAGTTTATGCCATAGAGCGAATGGATGCTTTCTCGAAGTATGGATTTGAAAAGAGTGAGACTTTACTTGAAGGCACAATGGATCATTACTTGTATAAAGATTACTGGAAGATTATAAAGGGGAAACAATGGAAAAACTTCTAG
- a CDS encoding type II toxin-antitoxin system RelE/ParE family toxin, translating to MDNFEVKLSRESIYDIADISEYIELRFGFERAEQFDDEIQDVLSELSWKFKHNRGTGIYYRGKLILKKVFKPSIIFYFVDDIEKKIYVVRVLRHERDWQKILRETTSYTFD from the coding sequence ATGGATAATTTTGAAGTCAAGTTGTCGCGTGAGTCTATTTATGATATCGCCGATATCTCTGAGTATATTGAACTTCGATTTGGTTTTGAACGAGCAGAACAGTTTGATGACGAAATACAGGATGTTCTTTCAGAACTTAGCTGGAAATTCAAGCACAATCGAGGTACTGGTATTTACTATCGTGGCAAGCTTATTCTAAAGAAGGTATTTAAACCTTCCATCATTTTCTACTTTGTTGATGATATAGAAAAGAAAATCTATGTTGTTAGAGTTTTACGCCATGAACGTGATTGGCAAAAGATTCTTAGAGAAACAACAAGCTATACATTTGATTAA